One region of Cinclus cinclus chromosome 25, bCinCin1.1, whole genome shotgun sequence genomic DNA includes:
- the UBASH3B gene encoding ubiquitin-associated and SH3 domain-containing protein B — protein sequence MAQPAALAMAAREELYSKVIPRRNRQHRAGTVKHGSSLEILLSMGFPKARAQKALASTGGRSVQAACDWLFSHVGDPFLDDTLPREYVLYLRPTGPLAQKLSDFWQQSKQICGKNKAHNIFPHITLCQFFMCEDSKVDSLTEALQATVMRWKCKFPAPLPLELYTSSNFIGLFVKEESAEVLKKFAADFAAEAASKADVHVEPHKKQLHVTLAYHFQSSHLPTLEKLAQSIDVKLGCDWVAAIFSRDIRFVNHETLQVIYPYTPQNDDELELVPGDFIFMSPVEQTSTSEGWIYGISLATGCSGLLPENYITKADECGTWVFHGSYSILNTTPSPSFQAFADGALERRQQEEQGPGDAGPLTIICQNVQPLRTSSQPGPQKRCLFVCRHGERMDVVFGKYWLSQCFDAKGRYMRSNLNMPHNLPQRSGGFRDYEKDAPITVLGCTQARLVGEALLETNTIVDYIYSSPSLRCVQTAHNILKGMQQENNLKIRIEPGLFEWTKWVSGSTLPAWIPPVDLAAATLSVDTTYRPHIPVSKLVVSESYDTYISRSYQVTKEIISECKGKGNNILIVAHASSLEACTCQLQGLSPQNSKDFVQMVRKIPYLGFCSCEELGDTGVWQLTDPPILPLTHGPTGGFNWRETLLQE from the exons ACAAAAAGCGCTGGCATCGACAGGTGGAAGGAGTGTTCAAGCAGCTTGCGACTG GCTCTTCTCCCACGTGGGTGACCCGTTCCTGGATGACACCCTGCCCAGGGAGTACGTCCTGTACCTGCGTCCCACCGGGCCCCTGGCACAGAAGCTCTCGGATTTCTGGCAGCAGTCGAAGCAGATCTGTGGCAAGAACAAAGCTCACAACATCTTCCCACACATCACCCTTTGCCAGTTCTTCATG TGTGAGGACAGCAAGGTGGATTCTCTCACGGAAGCCCTGCAGGCCACGGTGATGCGCTGGAAATGCAAATTCCCTGCCCCATTGCCCCTGGAGCTCTACACATCCTCCAACTTCATCGGGCTCTTCGTCAAGGAGGAAAGTGCTGAGGTGCTCAAGAAGTTCGCTGCAGACTTTGCTGCAGAGGCAGCTTCCAAAGCAG ATGTCCACGTGGAGCCCCACAAGAAGCAGCTCCACGTGACCCTGGCCTATCACTTCCAGAGCAGCCACCTGCCCACGCTGGAGAAGCTGGCCCAGAGCATCGATGTCAAGCTGGGCTGTGACTGGGTGGCCGCGATCTTCTCCCGGGACATTCGCTTCGTCAACCACGAG ACTCTGCAAGTGATCTACCCCTACACCCCCCAGAATGACGACGAGCTGGAGCTGGTCCCGGGGGATTTCATTTTCATGTCCCCAGTGGAGCAAACCAGCACGAGTGAGGGCTGGATTTATGGCATTTCCCTTGCCACTGGCTGCTCGGGACTGCTGCCTGAAAACTACATCACCAAGGCAGATGAATGTGGCACCTGGGTGTTCCATGG GTCCTACTCCATTCTGAACACCACACCTTCCCCATCCTTTCAAGCCTTCGCTGATGGAGCTctggagagaaggcagcaggaggagcaagGGCCAGGGGATGCTGGGCCACTCACCATCATCTGCCAGAACGTGCAG CCCCTGAGGACAAGCAGCCAGCCAGGACCACAGAAGCGCTGCCTGTTCGTCTGCAGGCACGGAGAGAGGATGGATGTGGTTTTTGGGAAGTACTGGCTGTCCCAGTGCTTCGATGCCAAAG gcaggtACATGCGCAGTAACCTGAATATGCCTCACAATTTACCTCAGAGGAGTGGTGGATTCAGGGATTATGAAAAGGATGCTCCCATCACCGTGCTGGGCTGCACCCAGGCCAGGCTCGTGG GTGAAGCCTTGCTAGAAACAAACACCATTGTAGACTACATCTACAGCTCCCCATCCCTGCGGTGTGTCCAGACAGCTCACAACATCCTGAAAG gtATGCAGCAGGAGAACAACCTGAAAATCCGGATAGAGCCAGGCTTGTTTGAGTGGACCAAGTGGGTGTCTGGGAGCACCCTGCCAGCCTGGATTCCCCCTGTGGATTTAGCTGCAGCTACTCTAAGCGTTGATACAACCTACAG ACCTCATATTCCTGTCAGCAAGTTAGTGGTTTCTGAGTCCTATGATACCTACATAAGCAGAAGCTACCAAGTCACAAAGGAAATCATCAGCGAATGTAAAGGCAAAG gaaataaCATCCTGATAGTGGCTCATGCATCCTCCCTGGAGGCCTGCACgtgccagctccaggggctgtcACCTCAGAACTCCAAGGATTTTGTACAGATGGTCCGAAAG ATTCCCTACCTGGGGTTTTGCTCCTGTGAAGAACTGGGGGACACTGGTGTTTGGCAGCTCACAGACCCTCCCATCCTCCCTCTCACACATGGACCAACTGGAGGCTTTAACTGGAGAGAAACCCTCCTGCAGGAATAG